In one window of Hevea brasiliensis isolate MT/VB/25A 57/8 chromosome 10, ASM3005281v1, whole genome shotgun sequence DNA:
- the LOC110671589 gene encoding protein NRT1/ PTR FAMILY 6.4, with protein MVLVANHGDEDGAHHDTAVDFHGNPADKSKTGGWLAAGLILGTELSERICVMGISMNLVTYLVGDLHISSAKSATIVTNFMGTLNLLGLLGGFLADAKLGRYLTVVIFSSITAVGVTLLTLATTISSMRPPPCDDYRRQHHQCIEADGRQMALLYAALYTIALGGGGIKSNVSGFGSDQFDSTDPKEEKAMIFFFNRFYFCISIGSLFAVIVLVYVQDNVGRGWGYGTSAGTMVIAVAILLCGTPWYRFKRPQGSPLTVIWRVLFLSWRKRNHPYPSHPSLLNDYHNSKVPHTEKFKFLDKASIIDDHASAGGNKNNPWIVSTVMEVEEVKMVLKLIPIWSTCILFWTVYSQMTTFTIEQATFMNRKVGSLLIPSGSFSAFLFITILLFTSLNERLFVPLSRKLTHNTQGLTSLQRIGIGLIFSVAAMVAAAVIENARREIAVRHNSQISAFWLVPQFFLVGAGEAFVYVGQLEFFIREAPERMKSMSTGLFLSTLSMGFFVSSLLVSIVDKVTKKTWLTSNLNKGRLNNFYWLLAVLGTLNFFVFLVFSIRHQYKVRLTPGDSGEKELKTFNDLIAAETEKKVSDGKEGPPV; from the exons ATG GTTTTAGTAGCCAACCATGGCGACGAGGATGGAGCACACCATGACACTGCTGTGGATTTTCATGGAAATCCTGCAGACAAGTCCAAAACTGGAGGATGGCTTGCTGCAGGGCTAATTTTGG GGACTGAGCTTTCTGAGAGGATATGTGTGATGGGGATATCAATGAATTTAGTGACATACTTGGTAGGAGATCTGCATATTTCTTCTGCAAAATCTGCAACCATTGTCACCAACTTCATGGGTACTCTCAACCTCCTTGGCTTGCTTGGGGGTTTCTTGGCAGATGCTAAACTTGGTCGGTATTTGACAGTGGTAATCTTTTCATCCATAACTGCTGTG GGAGTAACTCTGTTAACACTTGCTACAACCATCTCTAGCATGAGACCTCCACCGTGTGACGACTACAGGAGACAGCATCATCAGTGTATTGAAGCCGATGGCAGGCAAATGGCTTTGCTATATGCAGCACTGTATACCATAGCACTTGGTGGTGGTGGAATCAAGTCCAACGTGTCAGGGTTCGGATCTGATCAATTCGACTCGACAGACCCCAAGGAGGAGAAGGCCATGATTTTCTTCTTCAATAGATTCTACTTCTGCATCAGCATTGGGTCCTTGTTTGCAGTAATAGTGCTGGTATACGTACAAGATAATGTGGGAAGAGGGTGGGGATATGGAACATCCGCAGGGACAATGGTAATTGCTGTAGCTATATTGCTTTGTGGGACACCATGGTACCGTTTCAAGAGGCCTCAAGGCAGCCCTTTAACGGTAATATGGAGGGTCTTATTCTTGTCTTGGAGAAAGAGGAATCATCCCTACCCTTCTCATCCCAGCCTCTTGAATGATTACCACAATTCCAAGGTCCCCCACACTGAGAAGTTCAA ATTTCTCGACAAGGCTTCAATTATAGATGATCACGCCTCTGCTGGAGGAAACAAAAACAACCCTTGGATAGTGTCCACTGTAATGGAAGTTGAAGAGGTGAAGATGGTGCTCAAGCTCATCCCTATTTGGTCTACATGTATCCTCTTTTGGACAGTCTATTCTCAGATGACTACTTTCACCATTGAGCAGGCGACCTTCATGAACCGAAAGGTTGGCTCCCTGCTTATTCCTTCTGGTTCGTTTTCTGCCTTTCTCTTCATCACTATTCTTCTATTTACATCCCTCAATGAAAGGCTCTTCGTGCCCCTGTCTCGAAAGCTCACTCACAACACCCAAGGACTCACAAGTCTTCAAAGGATTGGTATTGGACTCATTTTTTCAGTAGCTGCAATGGTGGCAGCTGCTGTTATTGAGAACGCGAGGAGGGAAATTGCTGTTCGACATAATTCCCAGATAAGTGCTTTCTGGTTAGTCCCCCAATTCTTCCTGGTGGGTGCTGGGGAAGCTTTTGTTTACGTTGGACAACTTGAATTTTTCATCAGAGAGGCACCTGAGAGGATGAAATCAATGAGCACAGGGCTTTTCCTAAGCACACTCTCTATGGGTTTCTTTGTTAGTAGTTTGTTAGTGTCAATAGTTGACAAAGTGACCAAGAAAACATGGCTCACGAGCAACTTGAACAAGGGAAGGTTAAATAACTTCTATTGGTTGCTTGCAGTGCTAGGAACATTGAACTTTTttgttttccttgtgttttcaatAAGACACCAATACAAAGTTCGTCTTACACCTGGTGACTCTGGTGAAAAGGAGCTTAAAACTTTCAACGATTTGATTGCTGCAGAGACGGAGAAGAAGGTCAGTGATGGAAAAGAGGGGCCTCCTGTTTAG
- the LOC110671590 gene encoding uncharacterized protein LOC110671590 isoform X2 — translation MNAFKAFKAQVPIAWSPNLYITLVRGIPGTRRLHRRTLEALRLRKCNRTVMRWNTPTVRGMLQQVKRLVVIETEEMYKARKQNDANHRALRPPLVINHSPAHASNSS, via the exons ATGAATGCATTCAAGGCTTTCAAAGCCCAAGTCCCAATTGCATGGAGTCCTAACTTATACATAACATTGGTGAGGGGCATTCCAGGAACCAGGAGACTCCACAGACGTACCTTAGAGGCATTGCGTCTTCGCAAATGCAACCGTACTGTTATGCGATGGAATACTCCCACTGTTAGGGGAATGCTCCAACAG GTGAAGAGGTTAGTTGTGATTGAGACAGAAGAGATGTACAAGGCCCGCAAACAAAATGACGCAAATCATCGAGCTCTACGTCCTCCATTGGTCATTAACCACTCACCTGCGCATGCAAGCAATTCTTCCTAG
- the LOC110671590 gene encoding uncharacterized protein LOC110671590 isoform X1 has translation MFQVDGSQIFAKLNFNSSCATVKDMNAFKAFKAQVPIAWSPNLYITLVRGIPGTRRLHRRTLEALRLRKCNRTVMRWNTPTVRGMLQQVKRLVVIETEEMYKARKQNDANHRALRPPLVINHSPAHASNSS, from the exons ATGTTTCAGGTTGATGGCAGTCAAATATTTGCCAAGCTAAATTTCAATTCTTCAT GTGCAACAGTGAAAGATATGAATGCATTCAAGGCTTTCAAAGCCCAAGTCCCAATTGCATGGAGTCCTAACTTATACATAACATTGGTGAGGGGCATTCCAGGAACCAGGAGACTCCACAGACGTACCTTAGAGGCATTGCGTCTTCGCAAATGCAACCGTACTGTTATGCGATGGAATACTCCCACTGTTAGGGGAATGCTCCAACAG GTGAAGAGGTTAGTTGTGATTGAGACAGAAGAGATGTACAAGGCCCGCAAACAAAATGACGCAAATCATCGAGCTCTACGTCCTCCATTGGTCATTAACCACTCACCTGCGCATGCAAGCAATTCTTCCTAG
- the LOC110671592 gene encoding glycine-rich RNA-binding protein 4, mitochondrial isoform X2 has translation MNRTVLSIAKRAAATVQKYFTQGRVFVYVEGLSWSVDEKSLKDAFSSFGDVTEVRIMYDKDSGRSRGFGFVNFSKEDEAICAKDAMDGKALLGRPLRISFALERVRGGPVIVPRLSDSGDDYNRNG, from the exons ATGAACAGAACCGTCCTCTCCATCGCTAAAAGAGCTGCAGCTACAGTTCAAAA ATATTTTACTCAAGGGAGGGTATTTGTGTATGTTGAAGGTTTGTCATGGTCAGTTGATGAGAAATCCTTAAAAGATGCTTTCTCTTCGTTCGGAGATGTTACTGAAG TTAGGATAATGTATGATAAAGACAGTGGTAGGTCAAGAGGCTTTGGTTTTGTCAATTTCTCGAAAGAAGATGAGGCTATATGTGCAAAAGATGCCATGGATGGGAAG GCATTGTTGGGTCGACCATTGAGAATAAGCTTTGCTCTTGAAAGGGTTCGTGGTGGACCTGTGATTGTCCCTCGCCTTTCAGATAGTGGAGATGACTATAATCGCAATGGTTGA
- the LOC110671592 gene encoding glycine-rich RNA-binding protein 4, mitochondrial isoform X1: MNRTVLSIAKRAAATVQKSASAAPNSKLFVAGLSWSVDEKSLKDAFSSFGDVTEVRIMYDKDSGRSRGFGFVNFSKEDEAICAKDAMDGKALLGRPLRISFALERVRGGPVIVPRLSDSGDDYNRNG, from the exons ATGAACAGAACCGTCCTCTCCATCGCTAAAAGAGCTGCAGCTACAGTTCAAAAGTCAGCTTCTGCTGCACCCAATAGTAAACTATTTGTTGCAg GTTTGTCATGGTCAGTTGATGAGAAATCCTTAAAAGATGCTTTCTCTTCGTTCGGAGATGTTACTGAAG TTAGGATAATGTATGATAAAGACAGTGGTAGGTCAAGAGGCTTTGGTTTTGTCAATTTCTCGAAAGAAGATGAGGCTATATGTGCAAAAGATGCCATGGATGGGAAG GCATTGTTGGGTCGACCATTGAGAATAAGCTTTGCTCTTGAAAGGGTTCGTGGTGGACCTGTGATTGTCCCTCGCCTTTCAGATAGTGGAGATGACTATAATCGCAATGGTTGA